In Massilia antarctica, the following are encoded in one genomic region:
- a CDS encoding MFS transporter: MLALFLIYFVFAILLNSVGTVILQVIGNYGASKSSASILEAFKDLPIAVVSFLVASFLPRIGYKNAMLAALALVTAASIAMPLVPAFWTAKLLFLCVGVAFALVKVSVYSTLGLIARDRRHHAGIMNTLEGVFMVGVLSAYWIFGYFIDSSDPASRSWLRVYWVLAALCAVTFVLVLSTSFDEDTAQLPPGRSRWDDFTAMLKLFFKPLVCVFVMTAFLYVLIEQSVGTWLPTFNNEILKLPAAMSVQVTSIFAACLAIGRLSAGVVMRKMNWYPVMNICVIGMAAMVLLALPLTHDVVADPNITWSSAPLATFLFPLIGLFMAPIYPGINSVMLSSLPPHQHSSMTGLLVIFSALGGTTGSFITGYVFGNFSGHFAFYLTLVPITLVLVTMYFFKRQVDRAA, translated from the coding sequence ATGTTAGCCCTTTTTCTGATTTACTTTGTCTTTGCGATCCTGCTTAACAGCGTCGGCACGGTCATCCTCCAGGTCATCGGCAACTACGGCGCGAGCAAATCGAGCGCCAGCATTTTGGAAGCGTTCAAGGACTTGCCGATCGCGGTCGTGTCGTTCCTGGTGGCGTCCTTCCTGCCCCGCATCGGCTACAAGAACGCCATGCTCGCGGCACTGGCGCTGGTCACCGCGGCCAGCATCGCCATGCCGCTGGTACCGGCCTTCTGGACCGCCAAGCTGCTGTTCCTTTGCGTTGGCGTGGCGTTCGCGCTGGTCAAGGTATCGGTGTATTCCACCCTGGGCCTGATCGCGCGCGACCGCCGCCACCATGCCGGCATCATGAATACCCTGGAAGGTGTGTTCATGGTGGGCGTGCTGAGCGCCTACTGGATCTTCGGCTATTTCATCGATTCGTCCGACCCCGCTTCGCGCAGCTGGCTGCGGGTGTACTGGGTGCTGGCGGCGCTGTGCGCCGTCACCTTCGTGCTGGTGCTGTCCACCTCTTTCGACGAAGACACGGCGCAGCTGCCGCCGGGCCGCAGCCGCTGGGACGACTTTACCGCCATGCTCAAGCTGTTCTTCAAGCCGCTGGTGTGCGTGTTCGTCATGACCGCCTTCCTGTATGTGCTGATCGAGCAAAGCGTGGGCACCTGGCTGCCGACCTTTAACAATGAAATCCTCAAGCTGCCGGCGGCCATGAGCGTGCAGGTAACCAGTATCTTCGCCGCCTGCCTCGCCATCGGCCGCCTGTCGGCCGGCGTGGTGATGCGCAAGATGAACTGGTACCCGGTGATGAACATCTGCGTGATCGGCATGGCCGCCATGGTGCTGCTGGCGCTGCCGCTCACGCATGACGTGGTGGCCGACCCGAACATCACCTGGTCCAGCGCCCCGCTGGCGACCTTCCTGTTCCCGCTGATTGGCCTGTTCATGGCGCCGATTTACCCGGGCATCAATTCGGTCATGCTCAGTTCCCTGCCGCCGCACCAGCACTCGTCGATGACCGGGCTGCTGGTGATTTTTTCGGCGCTGGGCGGCACCACCGGGTCGTTCATCACCGGCTACGTGTTCGGCAATTTCAGCGGCCACTTCGCGTTCTACCTGACCCTGGTGCCGATCACCCTGGTGCTCGTCACCATGTACTTCTTTAAACGGCAGGTCGACCGTGCCGCATGA
- a CDS encoding substrate-binding domain-containing protein translates to MNLKSLARTLGISKTTVSRALNGYPEVNVHTRERVLAAAKEAGYEANPMARSLAVGRTNVFGIIYPLLPSDLGDPMFLGVVGGMSAALEKSKMNLIIAPVSPQNELPSYEQMVRGRRVDGLVVSRTLVHDERIAYLVKKGFPFVAHGRTQLKQPYAWFDYDNEAGIGLACAHLIEHGHSRIALVSAPLELNFACQRKNSFIACMQAAGLAVDPRHLVDNTLDRRTGYQAMQELLACSPRPTAVIVDNHLSGVGAVRALLDAGIEIGKDMSVIVWGSIEDSLVGSNVTTIDQPAPNEAGAKMTEMLSALVAGTPPAQLQVLWQPVLLPGATVGRCIG, encoded by the coding sequence ATGAATCTCAAGAGCCTGGCCCGTACGCTCGGGATTTCAAAGACCACCGTCAGCCGTGCCCTGAACGGCTACCCCGAAGTCAACGTCCACACGCGCGAGCGGGTGCTGGCGGCGGCCAAGGAAGCCGGCTACGAAGCCAATCCCATGGCGCGCAGCCTGGCGGTGGGGCGCACCAATGTCTTCGGCATCATCTATCCGCTGCTGCCGAGCGACCTGGGCGACCCGATGTTTTTGGGCGTGGTGGGCGGCATGTCGGCCGCGCTTGAAAAGAGCAAGATGAACCTGATCATCGCGCCGGTGTCGCCGCAAAACGAGCTGCCGTCGTACGAGCAGATGGTGCGCGGGCGCCGCGTCGATGGCCTGGTGGTCAGCCGCACCCTGGTGCACGACGAGCGCATCGCCTATCTGGTGAAGAAGGGCTTTCCATTCGTGGCGCACGGCCGCACGCAACTCAAGCAGCCCTACGCATGGTTCGACTACGACAACGAGGCCGGCATCGGGCTTGCGTGCGCGCACCTGATTGAACATGGCCATAGCCGGATCGCGCTGGTGAGCGCGCCGCTCGAACTCAATTTCGCGTGCCAGCGCAAGAACAGCTTCATCGCCTGCATGCAGGCGGCGGGCCTTGCCGTCGATCCGCGTCATCTGGTCGACAACACGCTCGACCGCCGCACCGGCTACCAGGCAATGCAGGAGCTGCTGGCCTGCTCGCCGCGGCCGACCGCCGTCATCGTCGACAATCACCTCTCCGGGGTGGGCGCGGTGCGCGCGCTGCTCGATGCCGGCATCGAGATCGGCAAGGACATGTCCGTCATTGTCTGGGGCAGCATCGAGGACAGCCTGGTGGGATCGAACGTGACCACCATCGACCAGCCGGCCCCCAACGAAGCCGGCGCCAAGATGACCGAGATGCTCTCGGCGCTAGTGGCGGGCACGCCGCCGGCGCAGTTGCAGGTCTTGTGGCAACCGGTGCTGCTGCCCGGTGCGACTGTCGGGCGCTGCATCGGCTGA
- the pgmB gene encoding beta-phosphoglucomutase: MSRFKAVIFDLDGVITDTAHYHYLAWKRLAESEGVHFDEAFNEQLKGIDRMGSLNLILAGAARSYSDEQKLALAEAKNRHYQELIATMSAADLLPGAVEALAAVRAAGLRIGLASVSKNAFTVLERLGIRDRFDYVVDAALIANSKPHPEIFLTAARELGVTPGDCLGVEDAVAGVASIQSAGMWALGIGSPDVLTQADRVIPALDRFKLEDYR; the protein is encoded by the coding sequence ATGAGCAGGTTCAAGGCAGTGATTTTCGATCTCGATGGTGTCATCACCGACACCGCGCATTATCATTACCTGGCGTGGAAGCGGCTGGCCGAATCGGAAGGCGTGCATTTCGACGAAGCGTTCAACGAGCAGCTGAAAGGCATCGACCGTATGGGATCGCTCAATCTGATCCTGGCCGGCGCCGCGCGCAGCTACAGCGATGAACAAAAGCTGGCGCTGGCCGAAGCCAAGAACCGCCACTATCAGGAACTGATCGCCACCATGTCGGCGGCCGACCTGCTGCCGGGCGCGGTCGAGGCGCTGGCGGCGGTACGCGCGGCGGGCTTGCGCATCGGCCTTGCCTCGGTGAGCAAGAACGCGTTCACGGTGCTCGAACGACTCGGCATCCGCGATCGTTTCGACTACGTGGTCGATGCCGCGCTGATCGCCAACAGCAAGCCGCATCCGGAGATTTTCCTGACGGCGGCGCGTGAACTGGGCGTGACGCCGGGCGACTGCCTTGGCGTGGAAGATGCGGTGGCCGGCGTGGCGTCGATCCAGAGCGCCGGCATGTGGGCACTCGGTATCGGCAGCCCGGACGTGCTCACGCAAGCCGACCGGGTCATCCCGGCGCTGGACCGCTTCAAGCTGGAGGATTACCGGTAA